One genomic segment of Ricinus communis isolate WT05 ecotype wild-type chromosome 3, ASM1957865v1, whole genome shotgun sequence includes these proteins:
- the LOC8268339 gene encoding peroxiredoxin-2 → MAPIAAGDTLPDGTLAYFDEQDQLQQVSIHSLAAGKKVVIVGVPGAFTPTCSLKHVPGFIEKAEELKSKGVAEILCLSVNDPFVMKAWAKTYPENKHVKFLADGSATYTHALGLELDLKEKGLGTRSRRFALLVDDLKVKAANLEEGGEFTVSSVDEILKAL, encoded by the exons ATGGCTCCGATCGCAGCTGGAGATACTCTTCCTGATGGAACTCTTGCTTACTTTGACGAGCAAGATCAGCTGCAACAAGTCTCTATCCACTCTCTCGCCGCTGGTAAAAAAGTAGTCATTGTCGGTGTTCCCGGAGCATTCACTCCTACTTGCAG CTTGAAGCATGTCCCCGGTTTTATCGAGAAAGCTGAGGAGCTGAAATCTAAGGGAGTTGCTGAAATTCTTTGCCTCAGCG TTAATGACCCCTTTGTAATGAAGGCATGGGCCAAAACTTACCCGGAGAACAAGCATGTGAAGTTCCTTGCTGATGGCTCTGCAACATACACCCATGCTCTTGGCCTTGAGCTtgacttgaaagagaagggacTAGGAACTCGATCTAGGAGATTTGCTCTCTTGGTTGATGACCTTAAGGTGAAGGCTGCCAATCTTGAAGAAGGTGGCGAGTTTACAGTATCCAGTGTTGATGAAATCTTGAAGGCTCTTTAA
- the LOC8268338 gene encoding protein NRT1/ PTR FAMILY 1.1 → MEIASDDTKKTREIKRQKGGLRTMPFIIANEAFEKVAGVGLHANMIVYLQNEYNLSSATGATILFLWLAISYFTPILGAFVSDSYLGRFLVIVLGTLISILGIILLWLTAIIPSARPPHCDQIDGNLQGCASPNAAQLLFLLSAFALMAIGAGGIRPCSLAFGADQFDNPNNPRNEKTLQSFFNWYYASVGISVMVSVIFIVAIQDAAGWVIGFGVPVGFMLLSITMFLMGSSRYIKLKADKSLLSGFAQVIAATWKKKNLSLAPYDSDKWYYHKGSKFIVPTEKLSFLNKACVIRNPDKELDSDGLAVDPWNLCTVKQVEELKALMKVLPIWSTGIMISVTLSQQAFPVLQAETMDRRFIGKAKIPAGSFGVFTILTLTIWVAIYDQVLVPRIAKITKRPRGLTNKQRMGMGLALSCLATAMAGAVEHQRRATALNEGLADKPKGQVNMSAMWLVPQHCLTGLAEALNAIGQIEFYYSQFPKTMTSIGVALFSLGMAFGNLVGSLIVGVLSHATSNNDEKVSWVSNNLNKGHYDYYYWLLSGLSVVNLFYYLICSRAYGSEDLRISDVAEAIEEDEDEEEMDKTVESQIKFASV, encoded by the exons ATGGAGATTGCCTCAGATGATACCAAAAAAACCCGAGAAATTAAACGGCAAAAGGGTGGCCTCAGGACCATGCCTTTTATCATAG CTAATGAGGCCTTTGAAAAAGTTGCTGGAGTTGGGCTTCATGCAAATATGATCGTATACCTgcaaaatgaatataatttaagcAGTGCTACTGGAGCTACTATATTGTTTCTTTGGTTAGCCATTTCATATTTTACACCTATTTTAGGAGCTTTCGTTTCTGATTCCTACTTGGGTCGGTTTCTTGTGATCGTGCTTGGAACATTAATCAGTATTCTT GGAATAATTCTGTTATGGCTAACAGCTATCATTCCAAGCGCAAGGCCACCACATTGTGACCAAATAGATGGGAATTTACAAGGCTGCGCATCTCCAAATGCAGCACAGTTGTTGTTTCTTCTCTCCGCATTTGCTCTGATGGCTATAGGGGCTGGTGGCATTAGGCCATGTTCTTTAGCATTTGGTGCAGATCAGTTTGATAATCCGAATAACCCAAGAAACGAGAAGACATTGCAAAGCTTCTTCAATTGGTATTATGCTTCAGTTGGGATATCGGTCATGGTTTCGGTCATATTCATAGTCGCTATACAAGATGCAGCTGGTTGGGTTATAGGTTTTGGAGTTCCAGTTGGGTTTATGCTCTTGTCAATTACTATGTTCCTCATGGGTTCTTCCCGATATATCAAACTGAAGGCTGATAAAAGCTTGCTTTCTGGTTTTGCTCAAGTAATTGCTGCAACatggaagaaaaaaaaccttTCTCTGGCACCGTATGATTCTGATAAGTGGTATTATCACAAGGGTTCGAAGTTTATCGTGCCAACAGAAAAACTCAG CTTTCTGAACAAAGCTTGCGTAATTAGAAATCCTGACAAGGAGTTGGATAGTGATGGATTGGCTGTAGATCCATGGAATCTGTGCACAGTTAAACAAGTAGAAGAGCTAAAAGCATTGATGAAAGTCCTGCCGATATGGTCTACTGGCATCATGATCTCAGTTACATTAAGCCAGCAGGCATTCCCTGTGCTCCAAGCAGAAACCATGGACAGACGATTTATAGGAAAGGCCAAAATACCAGCAGGTTCCTTTGGTGTATTTACAATCCTAACTTTGACGATATGGGTTGCCATCTACGATCAGGTTTTAGTTCCAAGAATAGCAAAAATCACTAAACGACCTCGAGGACTAACCAATAAGCAGCGGATGGGAATGGGGTTAGCACTCTCATGCCTAGCTACTGCAATGGCAGGGGCAGTAGAGCACCAGCGGCGTGCAACGGCACTTAATGAAGGACTTGCAGACAAGCCTAAAGGTCAAGTGAACATGTCCGCAATGTGGTTGGTGCCTCAGCATTGCCTTACAGGACTAGCCGAGGCGTTGAATGCAATCGGACAAATAGAGTTCTACTACTCTCAGTTCCCAAAGACTATGACTAGCATTGGGGTGGCTTTATTCTCCCTCGGTATGGCATTTGGGAATTTAGTAGGGAGTCTTATAGTAGGAGTTCTGAGTCATGCCACAAGCAATAATGATGAGAAAGTGAGTTGGGTATCAAATAATCTCAACAAGGGTCATTACGATTATTACTACTGGCTTCTTTCTGGTCTTAGTGTGGTGAACTTGTTCTACTATTTGATATGTAGTCGAGCTTATGGAAGTGAGGACCTCAGGATTTCGGATGTGGCGGAGGCCATTGAAGAAGACGAAGACGAAGAAGAAATGGATAAAACTGTGGAGTCTCAAATCAAATTTGCTTCTGTTTGA